The stretch of DNA GCTGGGCCGTTGCTAGGTGCGCTCAATTGTGATGGAGTTGATCACCACCGGCGTCACGGGCTTGTCCTGAGCACCCTTTTTTACTTTAGAGATTTTGTCTGCAATGTCCTGGCCTTCCACCACTTCGCCAAAGATCGTGTGATTGCCTGTGAGCCATGGCGTAGCGGCGACGGTGATAAAAAACTGGCTGCCATTTGTTCCCGGGCCGGCGTTGGCCATGGCCAGCTTGCCTGCTTTATCGAATTTATAAGGCGAGCCTTTGGTTTCATCGCCGAATTTGTACCCCGGGCCGCCCATTCCGGTGCCGCTGGGATCACCGCCCTGAATCATGAAGTCTGGAATTACGCGGTGAAAAATTGTGCCGCTGTAAAGCGGGCCATCACCACTTTTGCCGCTCACGCTGTCTTTCCAGCTTCGCTTGCCTTCGGCAAGGTCGGTAAAGTTCTTAGTGGTAATGGGCGCTTCTTTCTCAAAAAGTCGGCAAACAATCTTGCCTTCAGTAGTATCAAAGATCGCGTATGTGCCTGGCTGGCGTGCCATAGAGTGTTCCTTTCGAAAATATTTATAAGTAGCAGGTCAACGTCTTACTTATTTCTTGGGCGTTGCAGGTGCTTTTGTGCCGGTCGACTTCTTGGCCGCTGGTTTTGCCCCGCCCGCCCCCACAATATCAATGTGCGAGATTTTTACCGGATTCTGGGGACGGCTATTGTTTCCAGTACATGTCATGCCGCCGCCACAAGGCATGCGGGCGATCTTCTTTACCAACTCCACGCTGGCTTCATCACACTGGCCAAAGATGGTATAGCCGCTGTTGGGCGGTCGGCGGCCACCCATGCACCCATTGGGGTCGAGGCATGGATTGAGGAAGGGAACTTCCTTCTCTGTAATAAAGAACTGCGAACTGTTGGTGTTCGGCCCGCGATTGGCCATGGCGAGCCGGCCCGGCTGGTCAAAGAGCAGGTCGGCGTGCAATTCATCTTCAAATTCAAAGCCAACGTCACCGCTTCCGGTTCCGGAAGGATCGCCGCCCTGGATCATGAATTCAGGAATCGTCCGATGAAAAATCACGCCGTCATAGAGGGGCTTGCCATGAACCGTGTTACCGGTTGCCGGGTCCTTCCAGGGCTTGGTGCCTTTGGCCAATCCCACAAAATTGGCTACGGCTTTGGGGGCCTGTGCAGGGAAAAGCGTGCACTTTAAATCGCCAGCGGTCGTATGGATGATAGCTGTGGGGGACGCCTTGGCCGGCGCTGCTTTGCCGGCATTCTTGACGGGCGCGGCTTTAGTCGGCGCTTTTGGCTTGCTCTGCGCCCCAGCGGCAAGACCCAAACACAGTAGAATCAACGCTGCACGAGTCACCATTCATCTCTCCTTGTATGAGCGTAACCGGATATTAGAAATGGAGAGGCGACAGTATGTAAAGGCTCTTTGGCGGGAAACCGCCGCAAGGCCGACCCGCGCGCCGAGCGGCATGCTTCAGGCGCATAAATGATCAAAGAGGAAGAGAATCTCGGGCGGGTGGGAGCAAAGCGACAGAAATCAATGGGAACCTTTTCTGCTGCCCTCAGTAATCATCCTTGAAAGGACAAATAACCGCCTGCCGCCGCCGATGGCCAACTCGATGTCCGACGAAGAACTTATGGCCCAGGTACGCAGTGGCGTTGGCGAGATGCTGGGCGTGTTATTTGAGCGCTATCACGTGCCTTTATTCAATTTTTACTTGAAGTTAACGGGAGAGAGAACGGTGAGTGAAGACCTGGTGCAGGAAGTCTTCTTCCGGATACTCAAGTATAGGCACAGCTATCGACCGGAAACGGCATTCCGGGCATGGATGTACCAGATTGCCCGCAACGCACGCGTTGACTTGCTGCGTAAGCGCCGGCCAGAAACGGCATTCGAGCCTGAGATGGCTCCGGCTATCGCGCCTGTGGATACGGCCCAGCAAAGCCAGGAGGCATTGTTGCTCCACAGCGCGCTCATGCAGATATCGGAAGACAAGCGCGAAGTTCTGGTCCTGAGCCGCTTCCAGGACCTTAAGTATGAAGAGATTGCTCAACTGCTCGGTTGCGAAGTCGCCACAGTGAAAACCCGAGTCCATCGCGCGCTGCAGGACTTGAAGGAAATATTTCAACAGCTTGAAAGCGGTAAAGCTTTACGCGGCAAGGGACGGCAGGGAAGATGGCCTGCGCCCGGGAGTGTGCAATGAACTGCGACGAAATTGGCGAACTTTTACCGGATTATCTGCAAGGCAGGCTCGACCCTGAGCATACGGGGGTGGTGGAAAAGCACCTGGCGGAGTGCGCCGAGTGCGGCCAAGAAGCTGCTTTGTGGCAGAAATTAGCCCAGTTGCCGGAAGAGCAGCCCAGTCCAGCGCTGGAATCGCGCTTTAAAGCGATGCTTGAGAGTTATCAGGAAGGTCGCTGGGAACGAAGCAGCTTGGCGGCGGAAAAGACAAAGGCTCCTGCCCCGATGTTGTGGGGGCTGGGCAACTGGAGACAACTGCCGGCAGCGGGGATTGTTTGGGCCTGCCTTTTTCTGGCATGCGGATATTTTATCGGCAAACATGCAGATCATGGCGCGAACCCAGAAGTACAGAAACAGCTGGCAGATCTGCAAGGCGAACTTGCCGCGACACGGCAGACGGTTGCGCTCTCAATGTTGCAGCAGCAGTCCGCCAGCCAGCGCCTGGAAGGCGTGAGCTGGACTACCCGTCTGCCTGAACCCGACCAGAAGGTGATGGGCGCATTAATGCACACCGTGCGCTTTGACAATAACGTGGACGTGCGTCTGGCCGCTC from Terriglobia bacterium encodes:
- a CDS encoding peptidylprolyl isomerase, which encodes MARQPGTYAIFDTTEGKIVCRLFEKEAPITTKNFTDLAEGKRSWKDSVSGKSGDGPLYSGTIFHRVIPDFMIQGGDPSGTGMGGPGYKFGDETKGSPYKFDKAGKLAMANAGPGTNGSQFFITVAATPWLTGNHTIFGEVVEGQDIADKISKVKKGAQDKPVTPVVINSITIERT
- a CDS encoding peptidylprolyl isomerase — its product is MVTRAALILLCLGLAAGAQSKPKAPTKAAPVKNAGKAAPAKASPTAIIHTTAGDLKCTLFPAQAPKAVANFVGLAKGTKPWKDPATGNTVHGKPLYDGVIFHRTIPEFMIQGGDPSGTGSGDVGFEFEDELHADLLFDQPGRLAMANRGPNTNSSQFFITEKEVPFLNPCLDPNGCMGGRRPPNSGYTIFGQCDEASVELVKKIARMPCGGGMTCTGNNSRPQNPVKISHIDIVGAGGAKPAAKKSTGTKAPATPKK
- a CDS encoding RNA polymerase sigma factor; translation: MAQVRSGVGEMLGVLFERYHVPLFNFYLKLTGERTVSEDLVQEVFFRILKYRHSYRPETAFRAWMYQIARNARVDLLRKRRPETAFEPEMAPAIAPVDTAQQSQEALLLHSALMQISEDKREVLVLSRFQDLKYEEIAQLLGCEVATVKTRVHRALQDLKEIFQQLESGKALRGKGRQGRWPAPGSVQ
- a CDS encoding zf-HC2 domain-containing protein, whose protein sequence is MACARECAMNCDEIGELLPDYLQGRLDPEHTGVVEKHLAECAECGQEAALWQKLAQLPEEQPSPALESRFKAMLESYQEGRWERSSLAAEKTKAPAPMLWGLGNWRQLPAAGIVWACLFLACGYFIGKHADHGANPEVQKQLADLQGELAATRQTVALSMLQQQSASQRLEGVSWTTRLPEPDQKVMGALMHTVRFDNNVDVRLAALDALSRYADRPEVRRDLADVLQTTQSPMVQVALIDLLVDLHDKSAMPQLRRVQQDPNVNPTVKKRVDWGIQQLN